The following are encoded together in the Xanthobacter autotrophicus Py2 genome:
- a CDS encoding DNA-directed RNA polymerase, alpha subunit (TIGRFAM: DNA-directed RNA polymerase, alpha subunit~PFAM: RNA polymerase alpha subunit domain protein; RNA polymerase dimerisation; RNA polymerase insert~SMART: RNA polymerase RpoA/D/Rpb3-type~KEGG: nwi:Nwi_1388 DNA-directed RNA polymerase alpha subunit), whose product MIQKNWQELIKPEKLQVNPGHDPKRFATVIAEPLERGFGMTLGNALRRILLSSLQGAAVTSIHIDGVLHEFSSIPGVREDVTDIILNVKDVAIRMQGDGPKRMVAKKTGPGVLLAGDIQTVGDVAILNPNLPICTLDEGAELRIEFTVDTGKGYVAADRNRPEDAPIGLIPIDSLYSPVRKVSYKVENTREGQILDYDKLTLQIETNGSITAEDALAYAARILQDQLEIFVNFEEPKRESETTAIQTLPFSPALLKKVDELELSVRSANCLKNDNIVYIGDLIQKSETEMLRTPNFGRKSLNEIKEVLASLGLHLGMEVPGWPPENIEELAKRFEEHY is encoded by the coding sequence GTGATTCAGAAGAACTGGCAAGAGCTGATCAAGCCCGAGAAGCTGCAGGTCAATCCCGGTCACGATCCCAAGCGCTTCGCGACCGTGATTGCCGAGCCGCTGGAGCGTGGCTTCGGTATGACGCTGGGCAATGCCCTGCGCCGCATCCTGCTGTCGTCGCTTCAGGGCGCGGCCGTGACGTCGATCCACATCGACGGCGTGCTGCACGAGTTCTCGTCCATTCCCGGCGTGCGTGAAGATGTCACCGACATCATCCTCAACGTGAAGGATGTGGCCATCCGCATGCAGGGCGATGGCCCCAAGCGCATGGTGGCCAAGAAGACTGGCCCGGGCGTGCTCCTGGCCGGCGACATCCAGACCGTGGGCGACGTGGCCATCCTCAACCCGAACCTGCCCATCTGCACCCTCGACGAGGGCGCGGAGCTGCGGATCGAGTTCACGGTGGACACCGGCAAGGGCTATGTCGCCGCCGACCGCAACCGGCCCGAGGACGCGCCGATCGGCCTGATCCCGATCGACAGCCTCTATTCGCCGGTGCGCAAGGTCTCCTACAAGGTCGAGAACACCCGTGAGGGCCAGATCCTCGACTATGACAAGCTGACGCTCCAGATCGAGACCAACGGCTCGATCACGGCCGAGGACGCGCTCGCCTATGCGGCGCGCATCCTGCAGGACCAGCTGGAGATCTTCGTCAACTTCGAGGAGCCCAAGCGCGAGAGCGAGACCACCGCGATCCAGACGCTGCCGTTCTCCCCGGCGCTGCTGAAGAAGGTGGACGAGTTGGAGCTGTCCGTGCGCTCGGCCAACTGCCTGAAGAACGACAACATCGTCTACATCGGCGACCTGATCCAGAAGAGCGAGACGGAGATGCTCCGCACGCCCAACTTCGGACGGAAGTCGCTCAACGAGATCAAGGAAGTGCTCGCCTCCCTCGGCCTGCATCTGGGCATGGAAGTGCCCGGCTGGCCGCCGGAGAATATCGAAGAGCTGGCGAAGCGCTTCGAAGAACACTACTGA